GTATTTGGATTTTGATTAATAAAGCAAGTATGTTTAGACTAAAAAAACCTGACCATTCGCGCGTGAAAATTGCTTCAGTTTCTGTTTTGATCGTGCAGTTTTTCGAATGCAGAGACACATAAATCAGAAATAGCTGATCACATATGGCTTTGGGCTTTGGAGGACTTTGCCAATTTTCCTATTCACTTTAGCGCTTCTATTTCTTCTCCTATAGCACGAACTGGCGCGATATGCCGATATCGCTGGTTCAGAATCTTGATTTTGCTCTCTACTTGGATCTTCCATGATACCTGCTGGTGATAGCATGCACTACAAGTACGATTTTCAAATCTCAAGGGCTCATACCGATTTATTAGAGCGTGTAGTGTGCAGATCCGGCACCTGTTGGCCTTGCTGTCGGTCTGCAGATTGCGTTTTTCGGACGATCTTGTCTTGCAGCAAAAGATGTGTGCATGTTACGAGTCAAGACTGAAGACTGAATACTGTCGTGTGGCTCATACCAAGGAAAACAGAAGCTGTGTGCAGCTGGCTGACAGCCCGAGACGAAACAAATCAACACTATGCGGATGGGGAAAATGCCAATCGCAACTAGTTGAGTTGCTGCGTCTTTTTCGCCACACGACCAGGAACTCATGATATGGTTGCCCGGCGAGGGCTTCCGAGATGGCCTCAAACTCCTAATTCATATGCTTAATCAAACTTAATTAATTGGCACTTAAGCAAATCCGATTTCCTCACGTATCACATCACATACGCATCCACATCCACGGTTTGGATTGGAATCCACTCACGTATCGGCATCACACCTGACCTGAGCTCATCAATAAAAGGGAAGGCAGCCAACCTGCCGCCTTTGCCTTCACCTCGCTCTCACCTTGAGCCGAGACTTCTCTTCTCCACCTTCCAATCGTCTCCTTCACCAATCACCCAGCGACCGGCGTCCCCTGTTCCCTTCCCATGGAGATTGCCTACCCCTACGGCGGGGAGTTCACGAGGAAGCACGGCTTCGTGACAGGCCGGCCGTTTGACGCCAAGACCGGCATCATGTCCGGCCAGAAGCGCGCGAGGGAGATGGAGATCCTTCGGCAGCGCTTCCAATCCGAGCTCGTCGCCGTCCGTCGCCTCCTCCATAAGGCGGCCGCCGTGCTAGTTCCCGCCTCGTCCCCGTTGGCTCCCCGCGTCAACGAGAGTTGTCCAGGGTTCTTGGCCGAGGAGCCGCCGGCCAAGAAGAGGAAGGCGTCCCCTCCCGTTCCTGTGATCAATCGCAAGAAGGCGccaacgaagaagaagatgacggcCTCTGAGAGGGAGATGCTCGCGGAAGACCTGGAGCTGTTCGTTGCGGAAATCCCCGATCACATCGTCCAGCTCTTGAAGAAGCAGAGCTGCGCCACCCGCCCCGGCGAAATCGAGATCGACCTCCACGCGTtggacgccgccgccgtcgtcgagtTGCAAGAGCAGGTTGACAAGTTCGCTCGTGATCGTCAGAGGAGGTCGAATCCGTCGCCGCAAGAACGGCACCAAGACGGCCCTAGGGTGATGGcccaagaggaggaggatgacgaagAAGTTGACATCTGTGGTGGCGTCTCCCCCTTAGCAATCGTGCCGCAACCTCTGCTGCAAGAACGGCACCAAGACGGCCCTAAGGCCAtggccgaagaggaggaggaggaagatgttgACATCTGCGGTGGCGTCTCCCCGTTACCGATCGTGCCGGCACCTCTGCTGCTCGTCGAAGATGAAACAGCCAGTGGCTGTGGCAGcccaagctccagcagcagcagTTCGGATACTGATTCCAGCGACAGCGATTCAGATACTGATTCCGGCAGCAGCGACTCGGGTTCAGAGCACTCCGGCGGCAGTGACTCAGATTCTGATTCAGACGAGATCGTCGACAGTGAGCAGCTCGCCCGTGCTCTGGAGAGGCAGCGAAAGGAGGTCACGTCCCGGGCGAGGGAGAAGGCCCGTCAGGAGGTGCTCCAGATGGAGAAGACGGCAATGCCCGATGATACCCTACACCCAGAGGATCTGGAGAGGCTCGGCATTGATGAGTACAACACGGCGAGGCCCAACAACTTGTTGCGGCAGATTGGACTCTACCTCAAGCTTGACGACCACGACTGGAAGCAGCAGCAGCACTGTCAAAGCTTCGAAGAAGACCTAGAGGAAGGGGAGATTCCATCGTGATCGTCGTTGCTAGCAAGGTGCTATAGCAAGTGATGCTGTTGTTGATAGCTTGATGCCTCACAGAAAGCTTGTAGTTGTAGCTCTCTTCTGCAAAATGTATGTCTGCTCAACATGATTCGATATATGAAAGTACGTGATCGATTAAACAGTATAatgtacatttttaaaatgcaTGGACATTTTTTTTTGTTTCTCCGGTTTCATTTTCCAAAATACATGCATTTTTTATTTAAAACTCATGAACATTTAAAATAACTCATGTGTATTCTTTTTTAAAATTTAAGTCATCCTATTAAAATGGGTGAACATTTTTTAATGGAAAAACACAGAAAATACATTGAAAAAAAGTTGGCTACAAACAGTACTAGGTTTTTTGTAGAGAACTTCGCTGCATTTTATTGATCAATGATGTTCAAAGGAACTGTTACAAGATCATGTGGCGCAGCAACCCGGACATGACGTCCAAAATTAAAATCTAGAGAGTATTTACCTAAACATCAACTCTACCTCGACTGTTATAGGTGAAGTTGTATTTCTCGAAATTACACGAGCATTGATTGACTATCGCTTCATGATGCCCGCCTATTTTATCTGAGATTTCCTTCACAACTATGGCACAACCAAAGCTATTACGATCAGCATGACTAATAGATCAGCGGAAATGTCATGGCTCTTGGGTTGCCGGCACGCAAGGTCTTCTAGACTCCGTCCGTCAATTATGTCACTAAATGCAACTGCAGACGAGCCAAGATAGAGGTCGATTTGGGGCCTGTTCTGATTTCCTTCAACTCCAAATTTCACAACTTCTCAGCTTGGTTTCAGCCCGAACGCCTCAACTCCAAGAAGCTAAACTTCACGAAGCCATCTTGGGCTGCAGTATAATTTTCTGAAGCTAGGGAAACGCAGCTCCATGTTTACAAGAATCTGGAGTTGGGAcatatttacggccataatgccacCGCCAAAGAAAACGGTTCGATCCCTTGCTCCTCCTCGCTCGTAAAAGGGTACTGCACGCACCGGCTCCTCCTCGTTCGCGCCAATATGGGCTGCTTTCAGCCGGCCCAAGGtggcaagaaacaggccagaagtcCCCTAGCTGGGCTGCCAGATCAAAATGGCGCTGGGAGAAGCTACGATGCAGCCGAACGCTTTTGAGTCGCCACCTGAAGCGAGAAGTTACGCGAGAAGCTGGATCTAAGAAGTTTTAGAGAAGCTGGTCTCCGCAGCAGCTTCTTCCATCATTTTTTGAAATTGTACCATCAACATTGAACTTCGCAAAACCAACCAGGCGGGATCCAAGGCAAACACTGGGTCCTGGACCTACTAGCCCGCGAGAGCTGTGTGTGCGAGACATATAAGATATAACCCCGCCTCGCGGTAGGCGAGAGCGAGGTGGGCCGGGCCCAATAGGGGGTTCTGAGAGCGGGTTTCACTGCGTTTCTTTTTCCCTTTGGTATGGTTTGTTTTTggtcttcttttttcttttctgttttctatggtattttactttttcctttttattttgttttctttgttcttttgTCGGTTTTCTGCTTTTTGTTTCTCTTTCCGGTTTTGATtaggttttttttttcattttacttTTTAACACATGTCTACTTTTTCCACGTAGAATATAGATATTTTGTATACATTAAGgatatttttatacatgtttagCATTTATTATAAAATAAAGGATTAACAATTTTCTCAATATATATTTTGATGACTACTTTTTTCATACACGTTGCTCAGGAATATTTTTTATACGCATTTAACCTTTCTTAAATACATACTTTTTTTCAaacatatgttttgatgtctaattTTTTTCCATGTACGCCTTAGATTTTCGTATACATCAGTAACACGCTTAACATTGTTTTTAATGCAGGATTACATTTTTCAATATGTGTTTTTAATGCATAATTTTTTTAATACACATTGTGCATTTGTCATATACATCAGGAATACTTTTATATACATGTTTAACTTTTTTTAATGTTTTCATACACATTGTTCTAAGGCGAGCCGAGGCAACAGTTGTTCGTCCCGAGCGCACGGAAGCTTACATGGGTGAACGGCCCACCGCGCGGCTGGTGTCCAAAGATTTAGTGGGCTGAGGCCTACTAGTAAATCTAACAGAAAGCAGAGCACCTGACCATGCGCGTGAAAATTTCTTCAGTTTCAGTTTCATCGTGCAGTTTTCTGAAACGCAGAGACACATGAAGTAGAAATAGCCGATCACATATAAGTATAACCATGGTCTTTGGAGGACATTGCCAACTTTCGTCTTCACTTTAGCGCTTCTGTTTCTTCTCCTGCAGCAAGGACTAGCGCGGTATCGCTGCTTCAGAATCTTGATTTTGCTCTCTAGGATCTTTCATTCATGATACCTGCTTTTGTGATAGCATATACTACTACCGCGATTTTCAAATCAAATCTCAAATGCTTACACCGATTTCGCAGAGTTTCTACAGATCCGTCACCTCTTCACCTTGCTGTCGGTCAGCAGATTGTGCTTGTCGGACGAGAACTCGGCCTCTTGTGCCTGATCTTGCAGCAAAAGCTGTGTGCACGTTACCTACCACAAGACTGAAGACTGAACTCAGCTCTGTTATTGGTAGGAGTACTGATTAACCTGTACCGATTATCCACAAAAAAAACTCTGTATTAATTAATGAATCATACTACTCCTGGTTAACCTGTACCATAATATATTTTTTTGCGAAGTACTTAACCTGTAGTACCATATTAACAGTGTGGAGTACAAGGTTTCTCTTTCTAGTGTGTGGCAGGGTGTGGAGCTGTCTGACAGCCTGAGATGAAACAAACCAGTATACGCGGGTGGGGAAAATGTCAATCACAACAAAGAGTTGAGTTGTTGCGTGCGTCTCCTCGCCACATGGCATTGGCATGGCAATATGACCACGCCACACGGACACGGTGGTGTGATCAGATGATACGATATGACAAACGCAAGAATGGTCTGGTTTCATCCTCTGCAGCGGTGTGCGCTCCCTCTGTCAAAAGTATACACACCTGCGTTTTGCTTTGGTTTGTTCCGTTTGGCACAACAGTGGACCAAGTCCCCCTTGCCCGGTCATCTTACTCAGTTTCTACGGAGTATATAGCAACCATAAAACATGAAGGCTACGTTTGGCAGcgcaatatttttggagttttcagATAATTCCATGGTTATAATTTATAAATACTTTTTTTTGAGGATTGGTTATAAATACTTTGATGTGATTGGTGTCAATAAAAAACTGAATTAATAAGCCGTGGTTTTTCTGCAGTGCAGTATATGTGAATTACCGGATCAGTATGTAGATTGATTTTTGTACGAGatacctgatcgatcgagccgatcAGGCATCAGCAAATTCTATGTTTTGAAAAAACAATCAGCACATATTATGGTGGTGTACGGCAAAGCTGTTGAAAGCCACGGTTTTTGAAAAAATATATTATTCATTGCCCGTACGTTGATATAACCAGGTTTTCAAATACTATGGGCTTTAAAAAACTTTGCTACCAAACTAATTTGAAGCTTTGCAAATAACGGGATCAATGTGATGTGTGTAAGGTTTGGACCTGTTGGTACGCTGCCTATGTTGtgagctttattaatttaaagtcggGCGCTTCTAGCGTCTTCGTtctaaaaaggaaaaaataaataatggGATCAACTAAGGAGGCGCCGCCCTCATTTCTTCGTGCACCACAAGTACAATTTCATGAAATACGAAACAAATTGGACAGTTGTGTGATAATTTTGGCAGAATTAATGCTTGTCATATTTCCCAGCAGAAAATAATACTCCCTTCGTACATAAATGTAAGATATTTTAATATGCACTACATatagactgaaatgagtgaacaaatacaCTAAAGTGTGTCTATATACATCAGAATAAAGTGTGTCTGAAAATAATACTTCCTTCGAAAATAATACTCCCTTCGTACATAAATGTAagatattttaatatggactacatatagactgaaatgagtgaacaaatacactaaagcgtgtctatatacatcagaataagaaagaggtacgtaGAACGGAAAATACACAGGAGCTCCCGGGTGCTCCACACCCCTATACGAATGTTAAACATAAAAGATATCAAAAATATTCAAAAATATTCTGAAATTTGGGGATATCAAACCTGGTTTCTCAATCTACTCCCGTGtgaatttcatgaaaaaaataccAGAAAACGTATCCGTGACGAAGGAAATACCGTCCGAACAAAAATCCATCCAAACAGATTTTTTTCTATACATAGGATTTTTTTGTCCTTTTTACCACGAATACGTTTCCTGATATTTTTCACGAAAATTCACGCAGGAGTAGATTGGAAACCCAGGTTTGATATCCTAAAATctcagattttttttcaaatttctcggTACCTCTTTAATTTAATGTTCATATAGGGGTGTGGAGCACCCAGGTGCTACAAATCCGCTTCCGACGTAGAACATCTTATATCTGTTTACAAAGGGAGTACTTGCCGTATTTGACAAATTTGTTGCGTATGCTAGTAATCATACACGTGCAATGCATGTTATGATATCACAAAAGATATTAGCTGCACTGCGCATTAGTAGTATTAGGGAAAAGATGTTTGTGTGTTGATATTAGGTAGAATATAATTACTACGCTATATTAACAAAGATATCAATTGCATTGCACGCACGTTGATATTCGGCAGGATGTAGTTACGTGGTTATCATCGAAGTTTTTTTTTNNNNNNNNNNNNNNNNNNNNNNNNNNNNNNNNNNNNNNNNNNNNNNNNNNNNNNNNNNNNNNNNNNNNNNNNNNNNNNNNNNNNNNNNNNNNNNNNNNNNNNNNNNNNNNNNNNNNNNNNNNNNNNNNNNNNNNNNNNNNNNNNNNNNNNNNNNNNNNNNNNNNNNNNNNNNNNNNNNNNNNNNNNNNNNNNNNNNNNNNNNNNNNNNNNNNNNNNNNNNNNNNNNNNNNNNNNNNNNNNNNNNNNNNNNNNNNNNNNNNNNNNNNNNNNNNNNNNNNNNNNNNNNNNNNNNNNNNNNNNNNNNNNNNNNNCACTGAAGTTGATATTAGGTATGATTTAGTTGCACGCTAAAAACACCGGAGCTACATAGACCATTGGATAGACGCGGTTGAGCGGGTGAGATGGGCTAGATCTTCGCAACTCGCTCTTTTTCTACTGGTATATAGAATGTAGATATGTATCACATTTGTTTTGGATTATACAATGTGTTGAATAATTTAATATAAATTAAATACAGACTGAAATTAGTGAACAAACACAGCAAAATACGTTATCTTATAATTCAAGACGGAAGGGTACAATGGGCACAAAGCTTCCAAAAGTCACATACCCCACAGTCCACATACCTACACAGCTCCAGGGGTGGGTGGAAAACAGCTTGGTCGGCGGATGATCAGAACCAGAGAAAGAAAAGTTTGCCCACACAGAAGTCCGGCCGGCGCGGGAGTCCTTCATCCCGACGGCTATATAACCGGGGTAAAGTTATACCCCTCGATCGGTTTCGTCCCGATTCCCAACTCTTCTGATTCTGAACGCCTCCATGCGCATCTCCTCTTCCCCAtctccccgccgcctcctcctcctcctcctccagaccTAAGCCATCCTCCCCATGGATTCCCGGAGGCGCCCCGCGGGTTTCCTCACGCAGGCCAACGCGCTCCTCCGCAAGAACCTCTGCCTCCAGGCAATTTTCCTACCTTGCCTGTTCGCTTTTATCTACTTCTGCGCTGTGTTGATACGCCGCTCTGTGTGCGCCCGCCACGTGCTTGTGAGTATGCCTGCACGGTTCTTGGGGATGCCGCCGGTGGGTCGACCGCGGGAAGTCCCGTCGATCCGGCATGTTTCGAGAATTTCCAGTGGCGCCGCTGAACTTTTTGGCTCCAGCTGAGTTCTGCATATATCTGTCGGTCCAGCTTTTCTAGGATTTGACGGCGTTTCAGACTAGTACACGGCAGCATGGAACGCCACATGTTTCTTAAAATCTTGATGCCCTTTAATAATAACATTTCTTATAGACATGCACATTCTTATAACGCAGTAATGCAGCATCTGACTCTGTTCGTGACTGCGATGCAGAAACGGAACCTCAAGACAAACATTGGCATCACCATCTTCCCGATCCTCATCTGCGTTCTGCTTCTCGTGCTCCAGAACATCATCAACAATGAGCTCGACAAGCCCAAGTACAACTGCGGTTGCGCCTGCGTCGACACCGACATGTACGGGACCTGCAAGAAGAGGGAGTGCGGCGTCCAGTACTCGACACTGGAGCAGGTCTGGAGCTGCGCAATTCCCAGCCCGCCGCGGTGGCCAGCACTGATTCAGGTTCCCCAGCCTCAGTTCCGGGCTGTCAGAACTGTCTCCCAGCCATTTGATGATTTGCCCGATCCCTCATGCCGTGACTCTTTGTCTTGCCCCGCCACTGTCCTCATCACTGGAAAGGACCGAGGGTTTGCTGAAAGTACGTGCTTCCACAATACAACACAATGCATATCAACTGTTCAAAATTAAGATCAATGTATCTTACTTGTTGAGTACTTCCCGTTTTCCAATCGACAGGTATTGCAGGAGGTCTGTTTCCTGTTTTCGCTCCCACTCTTAATGTGACAGATTATCTTGATGCTCTCTCCAGGATAGTTGTTGTGAGTTCCTTCGATGCCTAATTAAGCTTTTTCCCTTGTAAGTTGCATGGCTTCTTTTGTTGTGTTTACGGAAGTACTGGTTGCGTTGATTTGTCTCAGGGTTCAGACACCATTCCATGGTATACACAATTGATAGAGCCCGCATTTTCTTCTTCGGATACTTTGTATCTGCTCCAGCCTCAGTGTGTGCCCTATTTGTCGCAGACCATTTCATATAACGCCAGGGGCATACCGCTCCAGCTAAGTAAGTTAAAACTTCCTTCCCTAAGGTATTTAATTTACAGTTTTGTATTGGGAAACTTAAATTAATTTACTGGAAAGTAGCTTAAGTGTAGATATGTGACGTACTGTTTTACACCAAAGTTTATTTGCATTTGAAGGAACTCTATTTAGATGTGGACTTTCAATAGTTCAGTCTTTGATGGGTGTTTCCTCGAATACGCAAGTGACCTGCACATCTTTGTTTTAGAAAGAAGAAGACCACAGAATGACAAATACAATAACGCCCTAGGCTTCAAAATGACTGAAAAACATAAAAGAAGATGAAAAAATACAGAAACACCAAAAGGTCCAAACTTTGCAAATGGTAGTTACTGTGGACTAGCAGAACGATCTCGTACAGCTCTAAGTGTCGTGTGACTGCAAGTGCCTTTACATCGGCGTTGGAATATTCATAACTAGTTGAAGTGCATGCCTTTTTGTGTGGAAAATAACTGAAGCATGCAAATATCTAAAAAAACATGCTTCTGTATAAAGATTTTCCTAATTATATTATACCCTCCGTCCCAAATAAGTgtttcaactttgtactaactttagtacaaagttgtactaagcttgagacacttattttgggatggaggtagTACTTGACAATTGGTGTAGCTTCTGTTTAGCGGTGGCAGGGTAAAACATAGTGGTTCAGAATGGTGGTCTAGAGTAAAACAAGCGTACTGCACAGCCGAGAGAGCAATGGTACCGTCGTAGCGATGTGAGGTAGCAGCTGTAGCGACGTGTACGTTGAAATTGCAGTTTTCTTTGGCAATATGTGTGTATTATGTCCCGTAAATAAATACATTGTATTTATTCCATGTTAGTTTTTTTTTGCAACAAACCTTTCTGTATATACAGTTATACACGTAACTCAAAGTGATGAATATTTTCATAAAATGATCTGGGAATATAGCGTTCGCTATAGCACCCACTATCCAATATCCGTTATAGTGAAGCTAATCCACTACAAAGAATACAAATCTTCTATTCAAAACATGGATCATAAATAATTCATAATTCGCTTTCACATTTTCTTGTTTGCTTTCTGCTTTTAATGCAATCAGACAGGAACAAATTGACTAGTTACTATGTTAGAGAAAAACTAATTGTGAATGAAGAAAGTGGATTTTGTATCTTGGTATGATTATAATTACTGGTACTGACTACGGAGCACTGACTTTTTGTGTAGTCTGTTTGACCAGAATAATTAGACATGTTAATCTTTTGTTTGGATTCTTTTTTAGACCTGCTATTATTGCTGCTCTGATGTCTTTACGAAATGAACCAGATATACAGTGTGTTGAAGGTGTGTTGTTGTGGCGTGAGAGTACATCAGTTATCAATGATGAATTATTAAAGGGTTATACACAAAGAGGAGGAAAAACAAACGAGTTTATTGCAGGTTATCTTCCTATCTTTGTAGCACCAATTTTTTGCCTCTTTGCATTTGTAGCGGGTTTGCACAGCAGTGAGATTTTGTTAAGCAATTTCATAATAAACTGGCTTTTGAATGATGCCCGTGTTATTAATAATTGCTTGAGCCCATCTACCTAAGTATGAGAATGAAATTTCATTAGCAACACTTATTTTGCATCTATGTATACTGTATAGTTGTGTTCTTCTTTGCAGGTTATGACTTCTTGAGCTCAACGGAGTATGGCCTCGGTATAAATGTTTGGTACAACTCTACCTATAGCGGTAAAACCGCATTTTCATTTATCGCAGCATTACGAGTTCCACGCTTGGTGAATGCCGTATGTGCTCTGTTTCCCATTAATTCATCTCTGAGTAATTCCAATTTATTGTGGAACATGGCAGCTTTTATTATATCGTGTTTGTTTCTATAGGTATCCAACGCATATCTCAAATATATCCGAGGACCTGGGGTGGAAGTGCTATTGGAATATGTAAAAGATATGCCCAAAGTTGGAACAAGTTATAGGTTCGACCTCTCTTCTCTTATCAGTCCGCTATTCTTCACATGGATCGTTGAACTGCTTTTCCCAGTGAGTATGATGAGATGTAACATTCCTTAAGTGCACTTAAAAATGTTGAATGTATTACAGAGTCAGTAGAGCTTGGAAATTAACTCTCCTTTCCAGGTTATGTTGACGTATCTGGTGTATGAGAAGCAACAAAagttgaaaattatgatgaagatgcAAGGTCTGAAGGACGGACCTTACTGGATGATATCTTATGGTTATTTCTTCGTTCTATCGGTTGTGTATATgacattttttgtgatttttggatCCTTGATAGGTAATGAGTTTTCACAATTTATTTACGAGTATTCTTGAAAGAACCAATTTTACTCATGAAGCTGCTTTTGTGCAGGTCTCAATTTCTTCAGAGTCAATAACTATGGCATACAGATTGTTTTTTTCTTTGTCTATATAAATTTACAGATTGCTTTTGCCTTTTTTGTGGCATCTTTCTTTTCATCTGTCAAGATAGCCACAGGTCAGTGACTTAAACCTGTAATACCTAAGTCTAAATTTTCTTCTTGGAAGTGACAAATTTCGTCTATCCCCCTTCTGCAGTGATTGGTTACATCTATGTATTTGGCTCTGGCTTACTAGGGGCCTTTCTTTTCCGCTTTTTTATTGAGGACATAAATTTTTCCCGTAAGTTGCTGGCCTAGCCAATCTGCAATTCGATTTATATGTTATATGGCCATATGCATAACAAGGTTCGTATTGCCTACTCAGGTGGTTGGATATTAGTTATGGAGATTGTCCCAGGATTTTCGCTCTATCGAGGACTGTATGAGCTTGGTCAATATGCATTCTCTGGGAATGCTATGGGAGCCACTGGCATGATGTGGGAAAATTTGAAAGACCCAATCAATGGAATGCGTGATATCTTGATCGTAATGACTGTAGAATGGGCATTAATGCTTGTGTTAGCATTCTATTTGGATCAAGTCTCTTCAATAGGTGGCAGTGTCGGAAACCCCTTACTCTTCTTTAGATGTCTGCAGAATAAACATGCACCACCATTACAAAGTAGCTTTGCGCAGCAGAATCATAAAGTAGCCGTTGATATGGAGAAAGCAGATGTTGCTCAAGAAGTAGGTTACCTGCCATAGTTTGTCACTTCCATCTTTTTCTACAGCACATTTGCATTAATACTCATGCGTTTATATCTATTCAGCGACAAGTAGTTGAGCAATTATTGATGGATTGCAATGCAAACCAAGCTATCATCTGTGACAATCTGAGGAAGGTTTATCCTGGAAAGGACGGAAACCCAGACAAGCTGGCTGTTCGAGGATTATCTTTGGCCCTACCAAAAGGCCAATGCTTCGGAATGCTTGGCCCAAATGGAGCTGGGAAAACATCATTCATTAGTATGGTACAGTACTGAAACAGCATGCAGTGGCATTTTTTATAGAAGTTGCATAAAGTATTGCCACACACCTTGATTAACTTTGATCTGATCTGTCCTCAGATGGTTGGACTTACTAAACCTACATCTGGTACTGCTTATGCACATGGAATGGATATAAGGATGGATATGGATGGCATATATACAAATATGGGCGTGTGCCCACAGCATGAGTATTTACTGCAACTTATAGCTCATCTGGCCATTAGCTTTCTTTCCCACATCACACTGTCTTATCATGGTAACTGGTCTTGTCTGAAATGCAGCTTACTTTGGGAAACATTGACGGGAAAAGAGCATCTAttcttctatgctaggttgaagaatCTTCAAGGTGCTGCATTAGTGAAGGTACATCTAATCTCTGTAACTTCGTTTTAGTCTAGTACTTGCATTTCATTGTAAGA
Above is a window of Triticum dicoccoides isolate Atlit2015 ecotype Zavitan chromosome 5B, WEW_v2.0, whole genome shotgun sequence DNA encoding:
- the LOC119308974 gene encoding ABC transporter A family member 7-like isoform X4 encodes the protein MLTYLVYEKQQKLKIMMKMQGLKDGPYWMISYGYFFVLSVVYMTFFVIFGSLIGLNFFRVNNYGIQIVFFFVYINLQIAFAFFVASFFSSVKIATVIGYIYVFGSGLLGAFLFRFFIEDINFSRGWILVMEIVPGFSLYRGLYELGQYAFSGNAMGATGMMWENLKDPINGMRDILIVMTVEWALMLVLAFYLDQVSSIGGSVGNPLLFFRCLQNKHAPPLQSSFAQQNHKVAVDMEKADVAQERQVVEQLLMDCNANQAIICDNLRKVYPGKDGNPDKLAVRGLSLALPKGQCFGMLGPNGAGKTSFISMMVGLTKPTSGTAYAHGMDIRMDMDGIYTNMGVCPQHDLLWETLTGKEHLFFYARLKNLQGAALVKAVNDSLKSVNLFHGGVGDKQVGTYSGGMKRRLSVAISLIGDPKVVYMDEPSTGLDPASRNNLWNIVKEAKRNRAIVLTTHSMEEAEVLCDRLGIFVDGEFQCLGNPKELKARYGGAYIFTVTTPPEQESEIEQLVHRLSPSANKIYNLSGTQKFELPKQEVRIADVFHAVERAKSRLSIHAWGLVDTTLEDVFIKVAKGAPVFNDVA